AATTTCTGGTGAAAGGTTTACAAAATCAAGAGTTAGCTTGGTTCTAGCTTCCCTCATTTTACTTCTGACTTTTCCTGTCCTGATAGCAGCGGAACCGTTTTCATCAAGCAGGGAGACCGCTTCTGCCGATCCGAAGAAGAATGGCGACAAGATCATCATCCATTATGAAGCAAGGCCGAAAGTCGTTCGTCCCGGTGATTCTGGAGTGATCATCATCAGACTCGAAACACCCAAAGGGATAAAACTGACCCGCTATCCTCAAACTTCCATCCAGCTTTCCGGGGATAGCGAGCTTATTCTTGAAGAGAACATGGCCAAACTGGGTGATGCGAAGATGCCGGATGACATCATGAAAAACGCCCTTGAGAAGATTGATCCGGTGGAGTTCAAGTTCAGGATTGATGAAAAGGCTGCTCGAGACCTTATCCAGGTCAAAGCCAGCATTTCCTACTTCTACTGCGAAACAAAAAGCGGCCTTTGCGCTCCCGGGAACAAGAGCATCAATATGCAGATTCCAGTCAAGAAGAGATGATCGAAACGCCGTGAGGGGAAACGCTGAAATCCAGAATTCTCCCCCCGCCTTGAGATAATGCCTTCTCGACGCTGCGCTTCATCCCTTCCCGGACCATGAATACAAGGCATCCGCCGCCTCCGGCACCGCAGACCTTCCCACCGGTCGCACCCGAGGCGAGAGCTACTTTCATCAGTCTTTCGATCTTGCTGTTCGTGACCTTAACCGAGAGCCTTTTCCTGTTCTTCCACTCGTAAAGCATCGCCTCTCCCGCCGATTCGAAGTTCTCTTTCATGATTGCCTCTCGCAGCCATCCGGATGCCGCGCAGATCTCTCCCATCGCCTTTCTGACATCTCTATGGCCATCGAGATATCTTTTCACCATGTCCCAGTTGCTTACACCGGAACTCCTCTCTTTTCCCGTGTAACAGAGGACCAGTCGGGATGCAAATTTCTTTGGATCGATGTTGATTCTTTCCACCTTAGTTCCCGAAACACCGTACTGAAGCACATTCAACCCCCCGAAGAGAGCCGGATAGTAATCTTGGACGCCTGTCGGGACGCCGAGGATCCTCGTTTCGATGTTCCGGACCGCATTGAGCTGGAACATCTTTGAGAAGCCCCTGTGCAGAAGATGGTTCAGAGAATAACTCACGGCGATGGCAAGCGCTGATGAGCCCCCAAGGCCCGCTCCGGCAGGCGAAGAGCAGTCAGTCGTGACATCCAACCCGCACCCGGGCTCATAAAATTTGACGATCCTTGCAATGAATTCAACGGGAGTCTTCCGCAGTCCGCGAAAGCCCAGGCCCGTCTCGAACACGGCGCCCCTGTCCCTGGAGACGATCTTTATCCTGCGGTCTCTTTTCTTTTTGATCCTGACTGTTGCGAACATATCGATTGCCACGTTGACAGTCATGGCATTGTCATGGAAGAGATAGAGAGGCCAGATGTCGATGGTCCCTCCGGCAAGGTCAATTCTCGCCGGGGCACAGACTTCCACACCCATTTCGCCTTTCACACTATTCTCCTTCCCGATCTTTTCATTCTTCGGCGTCTTTCTCCTCCTTTCCCTTCTTTCTCACTCATCTCTATTTTCAAAATATGCCTTCAGGAGCTCCCGCAGACTACTGACCTACAGTTCTCTGGAAACTACCGATTTCTTGCCCGCATAATTACCCTTATGTTAACATAGTTTGAGATTTATGATGCACATGAAGATATGATGCACATGAAGAGAAGAGATTTCCTGAAAGCGAGTGCATGCGTCGGATTGTCAACTTTGCTCACCCCTCCTTCTCCTATAGGCGAATGCGCATACGGCGCGGAAAACGTGGAATCCTATCCTCTGGCCATAGCGAAGGGGAAGAATATCCTGAAGGCTCTTGAAGCCGCTATCGCCGCCCTGGGAGGGATGAAGAAGTTCATCTCGAAGAACGACATCGTAATGGTCAAACCGAACATCGGCTGGGACAGAACCCCGGAGCAGGCGGCCAACACCAACCCTAAAATCGTGGCGGCTATCGTTAAGATGTGCCTTGAGGCTGGCGCAAAGAAGGTCAAGGTCTCAGACAACACGTGCAACGAGGTGCGCCGCTGCTTCAAGAGGAGCGGCATAGCCGACGCGGCGGCTTCTGCAGGGGCTGAGGTTTATTTCCTGGATGACAGGAACCTTGTAGAACAGAAGATCGGCAGCGAGATCCTCAAGAACTGGCCCGTCTACCGTGATTTCCTGGAGGCCGATAAGATCATCAACGTTCCCATCGCTAAACACCATGGACTCACGAAGCTGACGCTGGGAATGAAGAACCTCATGGGTGCAGTCGGCGGAAGAAGGAACAGCATGCACCAGGAAATCGGCATCGCCATCTCCGAGCTTGCCGGATTCTTCAAACCGGCTCTGACAATCATCGACGCGACGAGGATCCTGACCGGAAATGGTCCCCAGGGGGGGAGTCTCAGCGACGTAGTGAAGACAGACACTATCATCGCCGGAAAGGAAATCGCCTCTGTGGACGCTCTGGCTGCCGATCACTTTGCCAGGAATGCCGGAAAGGGATTCAGGAACATGAAGCCCTCCGATTATTCATTCCTGAAGATAGCCTGCGAGCGGGGCTTAGGAGCCATCGACACTTCCGTACTCAAGGTGAAGGAGATAGAAGTCTGACATGAGATGGCTTAGACGCGTCTCTCAGATCTTTTTCATCCTCTTCTTCCTATTCCTTCTGATCAGAACAGAGGACAGGATCGCTGCAAATATCGTCCCCTATCTTTCGAAGTTCTTCTTCCAGATCGATCCGCTGCTGTCCTTCGCGACCTTGCTAGCCACCTGGAAGATCCCTGAAGGGATCCTCTCCGCTCTCCTCCTCATCATTCTGACATTTATACTGGGACGCTTCTTCTGTGGTTGGGTCTGCCCACTCGGAACAGTTCACAACGCCCTGAGTTACATCCTAAAGAAGGAGCGCTGGGGTGAAAGAAGGAACTGGCTCAAATTCCAGAGGGGAAAGTATTATCTCCTCGTCTTCTTTCTTCTCTCCGCTCTCTTTTCACTTCAACTGCTGGGAATCGTCGATCCTCTGTCACTGCTCTATCGCTCGATCGCGCTCGGCATTAACCCGGGCTTCAATTCCTTCACGAACTCCTTCTTCGATTCCATTTATGGCACCGGACTCAGACCTCTCACAGGCATCTCGGAGCCGATTTATTCTTTTCTCAAAGGAAACATCCTCTCCTTTAAGCAGCCAGTCTTCATCCAGGGTCTCTTCATAACACTACTCTTTGCGGGGATCGCGCTTTTGAACCTGTACAGAAGAAGGTTCTGGTGCCGATACCTCTGCCCGCTCGGCGCGCTCCTCGGTCTGTTCTCGAAAGCATCTTTCACAAGACTCGTCGTGGACGAGAACTGCACAAGCTGCATGATCTGCACAAACAAGTGCCCCGCTGAAGCGGATCCGAACTCGACGGAGAGCTGGAAAAAGACTGAATGCTACCTCTGCTGGAACTGCGTGGAGGTCTGCCCAACAGGATCGATCTCCTTCATTCCCTCCCCGGCGCGTTCCCATCAGGGAGGCATCATAGATATTAAGGGAAGGAGGATGGCTATCTCGGCCGTTGCGGGAGCCGCTACCGTTCCCTTCTTCTCGTTCTCTATCGAGAGCAAGAGAGCCAATCCCGACCTGATCAGGCCGCCGGGCGCTCTTCCGGAAGAAGAGTTCCTTGATAAGTGTATCCGATGCGGCGAATGCATGAAAGTATGCCTCACAAATGCAATTCATCCAACATTTCTTCAGGCCGGTCTCGAGGGATTGTGGACCCCGTATCTCGTCATGAGGCTTGCTTACTGCGAGTATTCCTGCACACTTTGCGGCCAGGTCTGTCCTACGCAGGCCATCAGGAGACTTCCTGTGAATGAAAAGCAGAAGGTCAAGATCGGGCTAGCCTTCATCTCCAGGGATCGGTGTCTTCCTTATGCCGAGCAGAAGGAGTGCGTCGTTTGCGAAGAGCATTGCCCGACGCCGAAGAAGGCGATCTGGTTCGATGAGAAAGAGGTCACGCTGATGGATGGCAGCAGGAAGATCATCAAGCAGCCGGTCGTCGACCTCAATCTGTGCATAGGATGCGGCATCTGTGAAACAAAATGTCCTGTCTCTGATCGACCCGCCATCTACGTGCAATCCATAGGAGAGTCGCGCTCCAAGACAAACCAGATCTTGCTCACCGAATTGCCTGAATAGCAAGGAGTCTGATCCATCATCATCGTAAAAGCAGCCATGCTAAAATGTTAGAGGCAATCATCTTAAAAACTTTGAATATGTCGGATTGATAAATACGGTTAATGATGAAGATAGGCATTATAGGAGCAGGACCCGCCGGTTTGCATCTCGCCCGCATGCTTTCCATCCAGAAGATTGAAACGACTCTCTTTGACAGAATCAGAGTAAGAGAAAAACCTTGCGCCGGAGGTGTAACCTTTCGGGTAATGAGGGAATTCGACGATCTGAGAGCGATGGAAGACAAGTGGAAAAGGATAGACAGCGTCGTCATCAC
This Acidobacteriota bacterium DNA region includes the following protein-coding sequences:
- a CDS encoding DUF362 domain-containing protein, with the translated sequence MKRRDFLKASACVGLSTLLTPPSPIGECAYGAENVESYPLAIAKGKNILKALEAAIAALGGMKKFISKNDIVMVKPNIGWDRTPEQAANTNPKIVAAIVKMCLEAGAKKVKVSDNTCNEVRRCFKRSGIADAAASAGAEVYFLDDRNLVEQKIGSEILKNWPVYRDFLEADKIINVPIAKHHGLTKLTLGMKNLMGAVGGRRNSMHQEIGIAISELAGFFKPALTIIDATRILTGNGPQGGSLSDVVKTDTIIAGKEIASVDALAADHFARNAGKGFRNMKPSDYSFLKIACERGLGAIDTSVLKVKEIEV
- a CDS encoding 4Fe-4S dicluster domain-containing protein encodes the protein MRWLRRVSQIFFILFFLFLLIRTEDRIAANIVPYLSKFFFQIDPLLSFATLLATWKIPEGILSALLLIILTFILGRFFCGWVCPLGTVHNALSYILKKERWGERRNWLKFQRGKYYLLVFFLLSALFSLQLLGIVDPLSLLYRSIALGINPGFNSFTNSFFDSIYGTGLRPLTGISEPIYSFLKGNILSFKQPVFIQGLFITLLFAGIALLNLYRRRFWCRYLCPLGALLGLFSKASFTRLVVDENCTSCMICTNKCPAEADPNSTESWKKTECYLCWNCVEVCPTGSISFIPSPARSHQGGIIDIKGRRMAISAVAGAATVPFFSFSIESKRANPDLIRPPGALPEEEFLDKCIRCGECMKVCLTNAIHPTFLQAGLEGLWTPYLVMRLAYCEYSCTLCGQVCPTQAIRRLPVNEKQKVKIGLAFISRDRCLPYAEQKECVVCEEHCPTPKKAIWFDEKEVTLMDGSRKIIKQPVVDLNLCIGCGICETKCPVSDRPAIYVQSIGESRSKTNQILLTELPE